A region from the Rosa rugosa chromosome 6, drRosRugo1.1, whole genome shotgun sequence genome encodes:
- the LOC133714965 gene encoding protein LNK2-like isoform X1: MFDWNDQELANIIWGEGCESDDHIVPYPEATDDYRDKKERNQESDTIKSTEQKAPGAKVDLHGRKPESSSNFETGEGISSSRFETDSWPDLSLSSFEKTEQQCMGTETPDNLTDNNNLAEANQLDKAAELFQNSNEAKEQFVDYGWANIGSFDDLDQIFSNDDTIFSQVSLGNVDELWSSKDATDSPIKAFPVTSDSPSSGSGALRNVSEHAEIKTEIVQQDERAISPGYGKTDFSASHGLQNAPATLDHVEYAVGKSKPTEKEQTGSDLGNSTVTNSYQAAVNSSSSTEIFDKVSRQRKFLRSRKKLEDKNEGKSLQDFYGSWSSTRNPSGQFDNQLPSLMVQSSPTSVLGHKRQLQGPESFPYQPVSNQFVSQTMYGTLTNACQATPVLSHTQPGQIKHQNFLSGSDISPGSARNKSADTCAKPTMTTQEKIEKLRRRQQLQAMLAIRKQQQQFSHQVSCTNQPTTQKCPQENQIQHSERADLEVEDLSTFPSLDPNSPIEQDDSNTVSAAVEYYSAEDTILYRLQDIIAKLDIKTRLCIRDSLLRLAQSAVQRHHTSDTSSSNRNSKDEPEIVAKEEIGGCNRYTSMPDVETETNPIDRTVAHLLFHRPLDLSGKHSGAPESPASTKMPFERKTAGLASLSNGVLLDSLKNKSNYSHQESGNYCPDPEPQSADQNLPCMNKSENLSNNGSADGGTMEVEASN, from the exons ATGTTTGATTGGAACGACCAGGAG ctTGCTAATATAATATGGGGCGAGGGATGCGAGAGTGATGACCATATTGTGCCTTATCCCGAGGCAACTGATGATTACCGAGACAAGAAGGAACGTAACCAAGAATCTGATACCATCAAGTCTACTGAGCAGAAGGCACCTGGAGCCAAAGTTGATTTGCATGGTAGAAAGCCGGAAAGCAGTTCCAACTTCGAGACTGGTGAAGGAATTTCTAGTTCTAGATTCGAAACAGACTCATGGCCTGACTTATCCTTATCTAGTTTTGAGAAAACTGAACAACAATGCATGGGTACGGAAACCCCCGACAACTTAACTGATAATAATAATTTAG CTGAAGCAAATCAACTTGACAAAGCTGCTGAACTTTTTCAAAATTCCAATGAAGCTAAAGAACAATTTGTTGACTATGGGTGGGCTAATATAGGAAGTTTTGATGATCTTGATCAAATTTTCAG CAATGATGACACTATATTTAGCCAAGTAAGTCTTGGAAATGTGGATGAGCTGTGGTCTTCTAAAGATGCGACTGATAGTCCAATCAAAGCATTTCCTGTGACTTCAGACTCACCAAGTTCCGGGTCAGGAGCACTGAGGAATGTGTCAGAGCATGCGGAAATTAAAACAGAAATTGTGCAGCAAGATGAGCGGGCAATTTCCCCTGGCTATGGGAAGACAGATTTTTCTGCATCTCATGGTCTACAGAATGCCCCTGCAACTCTTGATCATGTAGAATATGCTGTGGGAAAAAGTAAGCCCACAGAAAAGGAGCAG ACAGGGTCGGACTTGGGCAACAGCACTGTAACAAATTCTTACCAGGCTGCTGTAAATTCTTCTTCGTCAACTGAAATATTTGACAAG GTTTCCAGGCAGAGAAAATTTTTGAGGTCTCGTAAAAAGTTGGAGGACAAAAATGAAGGGAAATCATTGCAAGATTTTTATGGTAGCTGGTCTTCAACAAGAAACCCTTCTGGACAATTTGATAACCAGTTGCCAAGCCTTATGGTTCAATCTTCTCCCACTTCAGTTCTTGGTCACAAGAGACAGCTTCAAGGACCTGAGTCTTTTCCATACCAGCCTGTGTCTAATCAATTTGTGTCTCAGACTATGTATGGGACTCTCACTAATGCATGCCAAGCTACACCGGTGCTTTCTCACACTCAGCCTGGGCAGATTAAACATCAAAATTTTCTTTCTGGTTCAGACATTTCTCCGGGTAGTGCTAGAAACAAGTCAGCAGATACTTGTGCCAAGCCAACTATGACTACTCAggaaaaaattgaaaagttaAGAAGGCGGCAGCAACTGCAGGCAATGCTTGCTATTAGAAAACAACAGCAACAATTTAGCCATCAAGTCTCATGCACCAATCAGCCTACCACACAAAAGTGTCCCCAAGAAAATCAAATTCAGCACTCTGAGAGAGCTGATCTGGAAGTTGAAGATTTAAGCACTTTTCCTTCTCTGGACCCAAATTCACCCATAGAACAAGATGATTCAAATACAGTTTCTGCAGCAGTTGAATATTACTCAGCGGAGGACACAATACTCTACAGGCTTCAAGATATTATAGCAAAG TTGGACATCAAAACGAGACTTTGCATACGGGATAGCTTGTTGCGGTTAGCTCAAAGTGCAGTGCAAAGGCATCATACAAGTGATACTAGCAGTTCCAACAGAAACAGCAAGGATGAGCCTGAAATTGTTGCAAAGGAGGAAATCGGCGGTTGTAACAG GTACACCAGCATGCCAGATGTTGAGACCGAGACCAATCCTATAGACCGAACTGTGGCTCATTTGCTCTTTCATCGCCCGTTGGATCTATCAGGAAAACATTCTGGTGCACCAGAATCACCTGCTTCTACTAAGATGCCATTTGAACGCAAAACAGCAGGCTTAGCGAGCTTGTCAAACGGAGTATTGCTCGACAGTTTGAAGAACAAATCAAACTATTCTCATCAAGAATCTGGAAATTATTGCCCAGATCCTGAGCCCCAGTCTGCGGATCAGAACTTGCCTTGCATGAACAAGTCAGAAAACCTATCGAACAATGGGTCAGCAGATGGTGGAACCATGGAGGTCGAAGCCTCTAATTGA
- the LOC133714965 gene encoding protein LNK2-like isoform X2, translated as MFDWNDQELANIIWGEGCESDDHIVPYPEATDDYRDKKERNQESDTIKSTEQKAPGAKVDLHGRKPESSSNFETGEGISSSRFETDSWPDLSLSSFEKTEQQCMAEANQLDKAAELFQNSNEAKEQFVDYGWANIGSFDDLDQIFSNDDTIFSQVSLGNVDELWSSKDATDSPIKAFPVTSDSPSSGSGALRNVSEHAEIKTEIVQQDERAISPGYGKTDFSASHGLQNAPATLDHVEYAVGKSKPTEKEQTGSDLGNSTVTNSYQAAVNSSSSTEIFDKVSRQRKFLRSRKKLEDKNEGKSLQDFYGSWSSTRNPSGQFDNQLPSLMVQSSPTSVLGHKRQLQGPESFPYQPVSNQFVSQTMYGTLTNACQATPVLSHTQPGQIKHQNFLSGSDISPGSARNKSADTCAKPTMTTQEKIEKLRRRQQLQAMLAIRKQQQQFSHQVSCTNQPTTQKCPQENQIQHSERADLEVEDLSTFPSLDPNSPIEQDDSNTVSAAVEYYSAEDTILYRLQDIIAKLDIKTRLCIRDSLLRLAQSAVQRHHTSDTSSSNRNSKDEPEIVAKEEIGGCNRYTSMPDVETETNPIDRTVAHLLFHRPLDLSGKHSGAPESPASTKMPFERKTAGLASLSNGVLLDSLKNKSNYSHQESGNYCPDPEPQSADQNLPCMNKSENLSNNGSADGGTMEVEASN; from the exons ATGTTTGATTGGAACGACCAGGAG ctTGCTAATATAATATGGGGCGAGGGATGCGAGAGTGATGACCATATTGTGCCTTATCCCGAGGCAACTGATGATTACCGAGACAAGAAGGAACGTAACCAAGAATCTGATACCATCAAGTCTACTGAGCAGAAGGCACCTGGAGCCAAAGTTGATTTGCATGGTAGAAAGCCGGAAAGCAGTTCCAACTTCGAGACTGGTGAAGGAATTTCTAGTTCTAGATTCGAAACAGACTCATGGCCTGACTTATCCTTATCTAGTTTTGAGAAAACTGAACAACAATGCATGG CTGAAGCAAATCAACTTGACAAAGCTGCTGAACTTTTTCAAAATTCCAATGAAGCTAAAGAACAATTTGTTGACTATGGGTGGGCTAATATAGGAAGTTTTGATGATCTTGATCAAATTTTCAG CAATGATGACACTATATTTAGCCAAGTAAGTCTTGGAAATGTGGATGAGCTGTGGTCTTCTAAAGATGCGACTGATAGTCCAATCAAAGCATTTCCTGTGACTTCAGACTCACCAAGTTCCGGGTCAGGAGCACTGAGGAATGTGTCAGAGCATGCGGAAATTAAAACAGAAATTGTGCAGCAAGATGAGCGGGCAATTTCCCCTGGCTATGGGAAGACAGATTTTTCTGCATCTCATGGTCTACAGAATGCCCCTGCAACTCTTGATCATGTAGAATATGCTGTGGGAAAAAGTAAGCCCACAGAAAAGGAGCAG ACAGGGTCGGACTTGGGCAACAGCACTGTAACAAATTCTTACCAGGCTGCTGTAAATTCTTCTTCGTCAACTGAAATATTTGACAAG GTTTCCAGGCAGAGAAAATTTTTGAGGTCTCGTAAAAAGTTGGAGGACAAAAATGAAGGGAAATCATTGCAAGATTTTTATGGTAGCTGGTCTTCAACAAGAAACCCTTCTGGACAATTTGATAACCAGTTGCCAAGCCTTATGGTTCAATCTTCTCCCACTTCAGTTCTTGGTCACAAGAGACAGCTTCAAGGACCTGAGTCTTTTCCATACCAGCCTGTGTCTAATCAATTTGTGTCTCAGACTATGTATGGGACTCTCACTAATGCATGCCAAGCTACACCGGTGCTTTCTCACACTCAGCCTGGGCAGATTAAACATCAAAATTTTCTTTCTGGTTCAGACATTTCTCCGGGTAGTGCTAGAAACAAGTCAGCAGATACTTGTGCCAAGCCAACTATGACTACTCAggaaaaaattgaaaagttaAGAAGGCGGCAGCAACTGCAGGCAATGCTTGCTATTAGAAAACAACAGCAACAATTTAGCCATCAAGTCTCATGCACCAATCAGCCTACCACACAAAAGTGTCCCCAAGAAAATCAAATTCAGCACTCTGAGAGAGCTGATCTGGAAGTTGAAGATTTAAGCACTTTTCCTTCTCTGGACCCAAATTCACCCATAGAACAAGATGATTCAAATACAGTTTCTGCAGCAGTTGAATATTACTCAGCGGAGGACACAATACTCTACAGGCTTCAAGATATTATAGCAAAG TTGGACATCAAAACGAGACTTTGCATACGGGATAGCTTGTTGCGGTTAGCTCAAAGTGCAGTGCAAAGGCATCATACAAGTGATACTAGCAGTTCCAACAGAAACAGCAAGGATGAGCCTGAAATTGTTGCAAAGGAGGAAATCGGCGGTTGTAACAG GTACACCAGCATGCCAGATGTTGAGACCGAGACCAATCCTATAGACCGAACTGTGGCTCATTTGCTCTTTCATCGCCCGTTGGATCTATCAGGAAAACATTCTGGTGCACCAGAATCACCTGCTTCTACTAAGATGCCATTTGAACGCAAAACAGCAGGCTTAGCGAGCTTGTCAAACGGAGTATTGCTCGACAGTTTGAAGAACAAATCAAACTATTCTCATCAAGAATCTGGAAATTATTGCCCAGATCCTGAGCCCCAGTCTGCGGATCAGAACTTGCCTTGCATGAACAAGTCAGAAAACCTATCGAACAATGGGTCAGCAGATGGTGGAACCATGGAGGTCGAAGCCTCTAATTGA
- the LOC133714966 gene encoding GTP-binding protein At3g49725, chloroplastic-like, producing the protein MLRTISISRAPLRSLFQNRAHHCSIPNQTASPPSASSSLISYSLYSTSAKQEKEDRNEVVSLFNRDPAAPPRLFVVQPRLRPDSILHAKLNEALSLANSLEEQRNGCFENNLCDKETPPHVVVQNPIVRHQTRADTYFGKGTLEAVKCYLNAAEEKDQVDAVFVNTTLSGIQQRNLERVLGKPVLDRVGLIIEIFNAHACTKEGKLQAGLAALMYKKTRLIRTRGPSRRLGFGMGGEAEVVSARGRGNAGAGFISGAGETELQLQRRRILERRSRLLQQIKDVRRTRAVQRASRKRHGSSGQGLATVAVVGYTNAGKSTLVSALSHSDLYSDSRLFATVDPRLSSVLLPSGRKVLVSDTVGFISDLPVQLVEAFHATLEEVVEADLLVHVLDCTAPNLEEHRSTVLHVLEQIGVSKEKLENMIEVWNKIDSEGEDMGVDFNESLDDGEDGEVSSLSGEDDDVESELSTGAANCRADDPLSELSAENPEAMDDQELDSEDNQDHWGEEGGFSMGPKTLNDQQSEYPKDWAVEKQLQSRAPSGPHVRTSAITGVGLQELLELIDEKLKVPNVLEKGVFDRKWRPSRTEEAGVAVEQ; encoded by the exons ATGCTGCGAACCATCTCTATCTCCCGGGCTCCTCTGAGGTCCCTCTTCCAAAACCGAGCTCATCATTGTTCAATCCCAAACCAAACCGCATCACCACCGTCCGCCTCTTCCAGTTTGATCTCCTATTCTCTTTACTCGACGTCAGCAAAGCAGGAGAAGGAGGACAGAAATGAGGTCGTTTCGCTTTTCAACAGAGACCCAGCTGCCCCTCCGAGGCTCTTTGTGGTCCAGCCCCGGCTTCGTCCCGATTCTATCTTGCACGCTAAGCTCAACGAAGCTCTCAGCCTCGCCAACTCTCTTGAAGAACAGCGAAATGGTTGCTTCGAAAACAATTTGTGCGATAAGGAAACACCACCGCACGTTGTTGTTCAAAACCCAATAGTGAGGCACCAAACTCGTGCAGATACATATTTTGGAAAAGGAACTTTGGAAGCTGTTAAGTGTTATCTGAATGCTgcagaagaaa AGGATCAAGTGGATGCTGTTTTTGTGAATACAACTCTGTCTGGAATTCAGCAGAGGAACTTGGAG AGAGTGTTGGGCAAACCAGTCTTGGACCGTGTGGGTCTTATAATAGAGATTTTCAATGCTCATGCTTGCACAAAGGAGGGAAAGCTTCAG GCCGGGTTAGCAGCACTAATGTATAAGAAAACAAGACTTATACGAACGCGTGGTCCAAGTAGACGCTTAGGTTTTGGAATGGGTGGAGAAGCCGAAGTTGTTAGCGCCCGAGG GAGAGGAAATGCTGGAGCTGGATTCATTAGTGGGGCAGGAGAAACTGAACTTCAACTTCAACGACGAAG AATTTTAGAAAGGAGGAGTAGGCTGCTACAACAAATTAAGGATGTTCGTCGTACTCGAGCTGTGCAACGTGCTTCTCGCAAGAGGCATGGAAGCTCTGGTCAAGGCTTAGCTACTGTTGCTGTTGTGGGGTATACAAATGCT GGGAAATCTACATTGGTGAGTGCCCTCTCACATAGTGATCTCTACAGTGATTCTCG ATTGTTTGCAACAGTTGACCCTAGATTGAGTAGTGTACTTCTTCCTTCAGG GAGGAAAGTGCTTGTTAGCGATACGGTAGGATTTATTTCAGATTTGCCAGTGCAG TTAGTGGAAGCTTTTCATGCGACTTTAGAAGAAGTTGTGGAGGCTGATCTGCTTGTG CATGTGTTGGATTGTACTGCTCCTAATCTTGAGGAGCACCGATCAACGGTGTTACATGTTCTTGAGCAAATCGGCGTATCCAAAGAGAAGCTTGAGAATATGATTGAAGTTTGGAATAAG ATTGACAGTGAGGGAGAGGATATGGGAGTGGATTTTAATGAATCTCTTGATGATGGTGAAGATGGTGAGGTGAGCAGCCTCTCAGGAGAAGATGATGATGTGGAGTCTGAGCTGTCAACAGGAGCAGCAAACTGTAGGGCTGATGATCCTTTGTCTGAGCTGTCAGCAGAGAATCCCGAAGCCATGGATGACCAAGAACTCGATTCAGAAGATAACCAAGATCATTGGGGTGAAGAAGGTGGTTTCAGCATGGGCCCTAAGACTCTGAATGACCAACAAAGTGAGTACCCTAAGGACTGGGCAGTGGAAAAGCAATTGCAATCACGAGCTCCATCTGGTCCACATGTTAGAACTTCTGCCATAACTGGAGTCGGCTTGCAAGAGTTGTTAGAGCTCATTGATGAGAAACTGAAGGTCCCAAATGTTCTGGAAAAGGGTGTATTTGATCGAAAATGGAGGCCCTCTCGTACAGAGGAGGCGGGTGTAGCAGTTGAACAATGA